The Rhodocytophaga rosea genome has a segment encoding these proteins:
- a CDS encoding Crp/Fnr family transcriptional regulator codes for MIDQLTNIQSEWQRFSYLFKREEIPARKILLREGEIARKVYFIEKGCFRLSFNNHGKDITFQFFFEGEGISSAESFRYNQPSLYAIESLEPSVVQSLTKKDYLTIIENSLLIKQELEEQTLQRLLYIEKLFLSRIKNSPEQRYQELLEQYPMILQRVPQHFIASFLGITSVSLSRIRNRR; via the coding sequence ATGATAGATCAGCTAACAAATATACAATCAGAATGGCAAAGATTCAGCTACTTATTTAAGCGGGAAGAAATTCCGGCCAGAAAGATTTTATTGAGGGAAGGAGAAATCGCCAGGAAAGTTTACTTTATTGAAAAAGGTTGTTTCCGGCTTTCTTTTAATAACCATGGAAAAGATATAACCTTTCAGTTTTTCTTTGAGGGCGAGGGCATTTCCTCTGCCGAAAGTTTCAGATACAATCAACCGAGTTTGTATGCCATTGAAAGCCTTGAACCATCTGTTGTGCAATCGCTCACTAAAAAAGACTATCTAACTATTATTGAAAATTCGCTTTTGATCAAACAGGAACTGGAAGAACAAACCCTGCAACGGCTTTTATACATAGAAAAACTTTTTTTATCCAGAATAAAAAACAGCCCCGAACAACGGTATCAAGAATTATTAGAACAGTACCCCATGATCCTTCAAAGAGTGCCTCAACATTTCATTGCTTCTTTTTTAGGTATAACTTCTGTTTCCCTGAGCAGAATCAGAAACAGGCGATAG
- a CDS encoding DHCW motif cupin fold protein, with protein sequence MSHNIPFQVIQWDTIPREEHAGKEGLAYWQTVQFPGLRIRLVEYGPGYLADHWCEKGHIIHCLEGSFVSELKTGEIFTLQKDMSYVVSDDLSSHRSFSKDGVRLLIIDGDFLKAT encoded by the coding sequence ATGAGTCACAACATTCCCTTTCAGGTGATTCAATGGGATACCATTCCCAGGGAGGAGCATGCAGGAAAAGAGGGATTGGCCTACTGGCAAACGGTTCAGTTCCCCGGCTTACGGATCAGGCTGGTAGAATATGGGCCGGGTTATCTTGCCGATCACTGGTGTGAAAAAGGACATATCATCCATTGCCTGGAAGGCTCCTTTGTAAGTGAATTAAAAACCGGGGAAATATTTACTTTACAAAAAGACATGAGTTATGTAGTTTCGGATGATCTCAGTTCACACCGCTCTTTTTCAAAAGATGGAGTAAGGCTACTCATAATAGATGGAGACTTTTTGAAAGCAACATAA
- a CDS encoding CPBP family intramembrane glutamic endopeptidase codes for MKSDRTHTEPITPISDKRRIVEIIAVLCTGVGKFIFMDALNWKLPFIITAIIGWSMYIAFRYSQHKGILAYWGFRMDNFKKALRKVLPFGIVSVIGFVVIGAIQGTLNPTWHILPILIIYPIWGTIQQFLLIGLVAGNGQDLNTISIPKIVIILLAALLFAGVHYPNYWLIAATFVLALFYGYIYLQVRNVYVLGLFHGWVDCSFTQLLTAIPLWKYLENCFPEI; via the coding sequence ATGAAGTCAGATCGTACACATACGGAACCCATTACTCCCATCTCCGACAAAAGAAGAATAGTTGAAATCATAGCCGTATTGTGTACTGGTGTGGGCAAATTCATTTTCATGGATGCCTTGAACTGGAAATTACCATTTATTATCACTGCTATTATAGGCTGGTCAATGTATATTGCCTTTCGCTACTCTCAGCATAAGGGCATACTGGCGTACTGGGGTTTCCGGATGGACAACTTTAAAAAGGCTTTGCGAAAAGTATTGCCATTTGGCATTGTATCCGTGATTGGCTTCGTTGTAATTGGAGCGATCCAGGGCACACTCAACCCGACCTGGCATATTCTTCCAATTTTGATCATTTATCCTATCTGGGGAACTATTCAGCAATTTTTACTTATCGGGCTGGTTGCCGGAAACGGCCAGGATTTAAATACTATTTCAATTCCCAAAATAGTAATCATCTTGCTCGCTGCCCTTTTGTTTGCAGGCGTACACTATCCCAATTACTGGTTAATCGCAGCTACCTTTGTACTGGCCCTTTTTTATGGATACATTTATTTACAGGTTCGCAACGTGTACGTATTGGGCTTGTTTCATGGCTGGGTGGATTGTTCTTTTACACAGTTGTTGACCGCGATCCCTTTATGGAAGTATTTGGAAAACTGCTTTCCTGAAATATGA
- a CDS encoding epoxide hydrolase family protein, producing MKKFTIEIPQQEVSYLNQRLANARFTNTFTEEDWDKGVPADYLKKISAYWLNTFDWRKQEALLNQYPQFIAEIDNQHIHYLHIKSPQPNAIPLMLIHGWPGSFADFMQVIEPLTNPEDSNQLAFDLVIPSIPGFGFSVPVKEKGWNMFRIASAFTTLMKQLGYEKFAVHGGDMGAGIVGIMSGIAAYNLIGTHINSDFFAVAGLGMFPSDNSFFTENEKERLAWMKQYKKEGTAYLEIQATRPHTIGICLSDSPIGQLAWMLEKYKEWTDADTVLPENAVNIDQLLTNVSLYWFNQLGASSAEIMAENMSMAFNWGDDHAQAASQWTPPKVQSGIACFGKKQDESLLKKLVSLMGEPDRWAFYDRGCHFPAMEVPDLLVNDIRQFYSGK from the coding sequence ATGAAAAAATTCACCATCGAAATTCCACAGCAAGAGGTTAGCTATCTCAATCAAAGGCTTGCCAATGCCCGTTTTACCAATACATTCACGGAAGAGGACTGGGATAAAGGGGTGCCTGCGGATTATTTAAAAAAGATATCCGCTTACTGGCTGAATACATTTGACTGGCGGAAGCAAGAAGCTTTGCTCAATCAGTATCCGCAGTTTATCGCCGAAATTGATAATCAACATATACATTACCTGCATATTAAATCACCTCAGCCCAATGCTATTCCACTGATGCTGATTCATGGCTGGCCTGGATCATTTGCAGATTTTATGCAGGTGATCGAACCGCTTACAAACCCAGAAGACAGCAACCAGTTAGCCTTTGATCTGGTGATTCCCTCCATTCCGGGATTCGGTTTTTCAGTCCCGGTAAAAGAAAAAGGCTGGAATATGTTTCGGATTGCAAGCGCTTTTACAACTTTAATGAAGCAATTAGGGTATGAAAAATTTGCGGTTCATGGCGGCGATATGGGGGCAGGCATTGTCGGAATTATGTCGGGTATTGCGGCTTACAACCTGATTGGAACTCATATTAATTCAGATTTTTTTGCCGTAGCCGGACTTGGCATGTTTCCTTCAGATAACTCATTTTTTACCGAAAACGAAAAAGAGAGGCTGGCGTGGATGAAACAATACAAAAAAGAAGGAACAGCCTATCTGGAAATCCAGGCTACCAGACCGCATACCATTGGGATCTGTTTATCGGATAGCCCCATCGGGCAGTTGGCCTGGATGCTTGAAAAATATAAAGAATGGACGGATGCTGATACGGTTTTACCGGAAAATGCCGTAAATATTGACCAGCTTTTGACCAATGTTTCGCTATATTGGTTTAATCAGCTTGGCGCATCAAGTGCAGAAATTATGGCTGAAAACATGAGCATGGCTTTTAACTGGGGCGACGATCACGCACAGGCAGCCAGTCAATGGACACCACCGAAAGTTCAATCAGGAATTGCTTGCTTTGGAAAAAAACAAGATGAATCTTTATTGAAGAAATTAGTATCATTGATGGGCGAACCAGACAGATGGGCCTTTTATGATAGAGGATGCCATTTTCCGGCCATGGAAGTACCCGACTTATTAGTAAATGATATCAGGCAATTTTATTCAGGTAAGTAG
- the lpxK gene encoding tetraacyldisaccharide 4'-kinase: MNLLQIVLFPFSWLYRLITDIRNWLYEEGYKKSIRFPVPVISVGNLTVGGTGKTPHVEYLIRLLKDKYRIATLSRGYGRKTKGFLLANDRIHAGDIGDEPMQFYRKFTGQIQVAVGEKRVPAIDELLSRQPVPEVIILDDAYQHRAVQPSFSILLSDYNRPFYRDYVLPSGRLRERRAGAKRADVILVSKCPEGLSKAEKQAITQEINSYAKPATPVYFTTIRYGQPVCFDTKPETFQGPVLLVSGLANAQPLEKYVQHTYTLSHHMALNDHHTYTAKDLDAISSQFMQVQAKHILVTEKDYVKLMHPDFAAQISRLPIWYLPIEVCFLFGEGQDFNEKVLNSLSEPPK, encoded by the coding sequence ATGAACCTGTTGCAGATTGTGCTTTTTCCATTTTCATGGCTTTACAGGCTAATTACTGATATCCGAAACTGGCTCTATGAGGAAGGCTACAAAAAAAGCATCCGCTTCCCAGTGCCGGTTATTAGTGTGGGAAATTTAACCGTTGGCGGAACCGGCAAAACCCCCCATGTGGAATACCTGATCCGCCTGCTCAAGGACAAGTACCGCATCGCAACGCTAAGCCGGGGGTATGGACGGAAAACCAAAGGATTTCTCCTGGCAAATGATCGTATCCATGCCGGAGATATTGGCGATGAGCCCATGCAATTTTACCGAAAGTTTACAGGGCAGATCCAGGTGGCAGTAGGAGAGAAACGGGTGCCTGCGATTGATGAACTCTTATCCAGGCAGCCTGTACCGGAAGTGATCATTTTAGATGATGCCTACCAGCATAGAGCCGTACAGCCTTCTTTTTCCATCCTGCTGTCAGATTATAACCGGCCTTTTTACAGAGATTATGTATTGCCTTCCGGCAGATTACGGGAGCGGAGAGCCGGAGCTAAAAGGGCAGATGTGATTCTGGTGAGTAAATGTCCGGAAGGATTATCTAAGGCAGAAAAACAAGCGATTACTCAGGAAATCAATAGCTATGCAAAACCAGCTACACCAGTATATTTTACCACGATCCGGTATGGGCAGCCGGTTTGCTTTGATACCAAACCTGAAACATTTCAGGGGCCAGTGTTACTCGTGAGCGGTCTGGCTAATGCACAGCCTCTGGAAAAGTATGTACAGCATACCTATACGCTTTCTCACCATATGGCGTTGAATGATCATCATACCTATACAGCAAAAGACCTGGATGCAATTTCCAGTCAGTTTATGCAGGTGCAGGCAAAACATATCCTGGTTACTGAAAAAGACTATGTGAAGCTGATGCATCCGGATTTTGCCGCACAAATTTCCCGGCTGCCTATCTGGTATTTGCCGATTGAGGTATGTTTTTTGTTTGGAGAAGGGCAGGATTTTAACGAAAAAGTGTTAAACTCCCTCTCCGAACCTCCTAAGTAA
- a CDS encoding putative porin, protein MKKYKLSGFFLLVLLLPFLAQAQILDDSTQQVYGPTTTRFLLEKDILANKDRAYTVDTVLDNFHNYNFVNRYGNHYQDLGNLGTAIRPVFYTPPTQIGTYFGINVYDLYAYTPDKIKYYDTKSPYSSVYYAQGGLLQQILGVDFSRNIKPNWNAGFTYQRITAPKQFGYARREDRQSDNQTIAFYTRYQNKDSTYQLLAHFSHLNHGMVDQGGIREDSVNGAPAPPDSLFAYEEETAILRNARSRDYRNHYHLYHQYAFAKGFQVYHIFDRMRHVYDFRDAGLQDDASGSDVRIGSLDFYRSAPDGYYFRPDTTDLSMRFLVHENQVGLKGSLANLDYRAYVRRRDYRVGYKPAYIDKRTGAENFIGGWINYNLSDSAQIHAEAEYLLFRDYRLQVVYENKFWRIGHHRIYYSPTFIQQQIQNNHFIWDNSNFRNTLSDNTFAYFNIKNNWLTFSPFATFSNIKNLVYYDTLALPQQESKSVQVLSVGLNFGLVWKKFHLVTQAVYTKVTGPDIIRIPEQFANGRLYYQNELFKGALETQIGVDVHYKSTYKPYGYMPATGQFHLQDDFTAAGYIVGDVFVNVRIKRVRLFVKMAHANQDLPEPGYFVAPYYTGLKRTFAFGVNWLLFD, encoded by the coding sequence TTGAAAAAATATAAGCTTTCCGGCTTTTTCCTGCTCGTGTTGTTATTGCCTTTCCTGGCTCAGGCGCAGATACTGGACGATTCTACCCAGCAAGTATATGGCCCCACCACTACCCGTTTTTTGCTGGAAAAAGATATACTGGCCAATAAAGACCGTGCCTATACTGTAGATACCGTATTAGATAATTTTCACAATTATAATTTCGTCAACCGCTATGGCAACCACTACCAGGACCTGGGCAATCTGGGAACGGCCATCCGGCCGGTTTTCTATACACCTCCCACGCAGATAGGGACTTATTTTGGCATTAATGTGTATGACCTGTATGCCTACACACCAGATAAAATCAAATATTATGATACCAAATCGCCTTATAGCAGTGTGTATTATGCGCAAGGGGGATTACTACAGCAAATTCTGGGTGTCGATTTCAGCCGCAATATTAAGCCTAACTGGAATGCCGGATTTACTTACCAGCGCATTACAGCTCCCAAGCAATTCGGCTATGCTCGCCGCGAGGATAGGCAAAGCGACAACCAGACGATTGCCTTCTATACCAGGTATCAAAATAAAGACAGCACCTACCAATTGCTGGCACATTTCTCTCATTTAAATCATGGCATGGTAGACCAGGGAGGCATCCGCGAGGATTCTGTCAATGGAGCACCTGCCCCCCCGGATAGTTTATTTGCCTATGAGGAGGAAACGGCAATATTGCGCAATGCCCGTTCACGGGATTACCGGAACCATTATCACCTGTATCACCAGTATGCTTTTGCCAAAGGATTTCAGGTATACCATATTTTCGACCGCATGCGCCATGTGTATGATTTCCGGGATGCCGGTTTGCAGGATGATGCTTCTGGCTCAGATGTGAGGATAGGCAGTCTGGATTTTTACCGAAGTGCTCCGGATGGATATTATTTCCGGCCTGATACTACTGATCTTTCGATGCGTTTCCTGGTACACGAAAACCAGGTAGGATTGAAAGGCAGTTTGGCTAATCTGGATTACCGGGCCTATGTCCGGCGGCGGGATTACCGGGTCGGATATAAACCGGCGTATATCGATAAAAGAACCGGGGCAGAGAACTTCATTGGGGGATGGATAAATTACAACCTGAGCGATAGTGCCCAGATTCATGCCGAAGCAGAATATCTTTTGTTCCGGGATTACCGCCTTCAGGTAGTCTATGAAAACAAGTTCTGGCGTATTGGCCACCACCGCATTTATTATTCACCCACCTTTATACAGCAGCAGATTCAAAACAATCATTTTATCTGGGACAATTCCAATTTCAGGAATACTTTATCGGATAACACCTTTGCTTATTTTAATATCAAAAACAACTGGCTTACCTTTTCGCCCTTTGCTACCTTCAGCAATATCAAAAATCTGGTGTATTACGATACGCTAGCCCTGCCTCAACAGGAAAGCAAGTCGGTACAGGTGCTGAGTGTGGGTCTGAATTTTGGGCTTGTCTGGAAAAAATTTCATCTGGTAACTCAGGCGGTGTATACCAAAGTAACTGGTCCTGATATTATCCGCATACCTGAGCAGTTTGCCAACGGGCGTTTATATTACCAGAATGAGCTGTTTAAAGGTGCATTAGAAACACAGATCGGTGTAGATGTACATTATAAATCTACCTATAAACCCTATGGCTACATGCCTGCCACCGGACAGTTTCACCTGCAGGATGACTTTACCGCAGCTGGGTATATTGTGGGAGATGTGTTTGTAAATGTACGGATCAAACGGGTACGGCTGTTTGTGAAAATGGCGCATGCCAACCAGGATCTGCCGGAACCAGGCTATTTTGTAGCTCCCTATTATACCGGCTTGAAACGTACCTTTGCTTTTGGCGTAAACTGGCTGCTGTTTGATTAG
- a CDS encoding VOC family protein: protein MEDHNNTSANTTSHDTTPKVTGIGGIFFFSDNPEEMKEWYRKNLGLETNEYGSTFEFRNANRPEEINSLQWSPFKKGSEYFAPSRKEFMINYRVQNIEGLVDKLKENGVTLLDNITAYDYGKFVHIMDTEGNKIELWEPVDSVQTNTDDQALK, encoded by the coding sequence ATGGAAGATCACAATAACACAAGTGCAAACACAACATCTCATGATACTACCCCAAAGGTGACAGGAATTGGTGGCATTTTCTTTTTTTCTGACAATCCCGAAGAAATGAAAGAATGGTACCGTAAGAACCTGGGACTTGAGACTAATGAGTATGGTTCAACTTTTGAATTTAGAAACGCAAACCGGCCTGAGGAAATTAACTCTCTTCAATGGAGCCCCTTTAAAAAAGGAAGTGAATATTTCGCACCTTCCAGAAAGGAATTTATGATTAACTACCGGGTTCAGAATATTGAAGGACTTGTAGACAAACTCAAAGAAAACGGAGTAACTCTACTTGACAATATTACGGCTTACGACTATGGAAAATTTGTACATATAATGGATACAGAAGGCAACAAGATCGAACTATGGGAACCTGTTGACAGTGTGCAGACAAATACGGATGATCAGGCATTAAAATAA